The genomic stretch TTATTAAGAGAAGCACTGATCTGCATTTGGTGTGCTCAAGACGACGACTACAGGTGGAGATCTGGTGCTTGTAAAGGCAAGCTTCTGTAGTACGTGGAGGTGTTGCTATATTCTGATGTAACCATTTTCAACAAGGATGTAAATAAGGAACATGAAGTTCACTTGTCAGGTGTATATTGCAAGGAACTTCACAGGTGTTCTATTACTGCCAGTTCTGTGATTCTATGCACCGCGTGCTTGGTGAAATGTGTTATAAGCTGAGAGCCTAAATACACTATCCAAGACTTGTTCAAATTTCCTACTAACCGTCTCAATTGACCTCTCAAAATGATGCTTTTCATATCCTATTATGTTGTGTCAGGGCAAACATATTAATTGGCATATGCAAAATATCGTGAGCCAATGTTTGTTCATGGACAGCTCTTGACTGGAAAGCTGTGAAAACAATATCCTCCAAGAGAAGTGCTGTCACAGAGGATAGGAGATCTTGTCACTTGCCTTGGTTCCTGAAACAATATCCTCTGGGACCAGCATCACACGAGTTTGCTGGGTTTTTTTGGGCTAGAATGATATgaactgagggggtgtttggttctctaggagctcctaaaattcctatcacatcgaatatttagatactaatatcgaatatttagatactaattaggagtattaaatatagactaattacaagaCCAATTGTacatatggagactaatttgcgagacgaatctattaagcctaattagttcataatttgttaataattaggcttaatagattcgtctcgtgaattagcctccatctgtgtaattagttttataattagctcatatttagttctcataattagcgtccgaatattcgatgtgacacgaactGAACTTTAGTcgaaccaaacacccctgagCCTGCCATGGATTGTGGTTGTGGCCACCACTCCGGTCCAGAGTCCTGGTCCTCGACAGCCTGAAACTTTTGAACTCACATTTGGCCGGTTGTATTGCTGGATGCAGGTTCTGTCGGCCAGCCGGCCAGGTGCCAATAAACCATTTACAGTCGGCCAGCCGGCCAGGTGCCAATAAACCATTTACAAATTCTGAATTCCAGGTGCTTGATGCTCCACGTGCATTTGCTTCTATTGGATGCCACCTAcatgttctttttttccttttgggaTGCACACATTCTTGTATGGCAAAGAATCTGCAATGCACTACAGCAAAGGGCCACAGCAGGTAGGTGCAATTGTGTTATTAGATGATCTGCGTTTGCATAGtattttgtttctatttttctCTTGATTATACACTATTATTAGCAAAACATGGGTAAAATATAAAGTTGGGAGCGCCTCCGACGATAAATCTACTGGTATGGCTTCCTGGTGCCaattgtaaatatttttgtccTACCGGCCAAAATTGTTGACATGTCGGTTGAGCATATTTTGGCCAATATCTATTTTCTAATGGGGCCATGCCCATGGGGGAACTGGATGACAAATAAATGGCGCGTTACTGTGAAGCAACTCCCAGCAAATAGTAAATCTCATCAAAGCTTTTTTACACTTTTTAGCGGGAACTATCTCacaggccctgtttgtatacatTTTTCCTAGtcacgcttggattataatctaagtgaAGATTTTCTCacttctcgcttttcgcttctcgtagttcaaatcgttgaagcagcttaccacataagcgagaattgGTGGAAATAAACAAAGCGTTTGacgggattctcgcttatttccaccgataagccgcttataagtgGATACTAACGGGGCCATAGTGATTCTTTCAAGTTTGAACCGACAAAGGAAGCAACATATATTCGGTGGCAGCCCGCTACCAACATAAAGAATGTTTTTGCTCAAGGGCAATCCAGGGCACACTCATCTGTACCGAAACAATTGGAACAGACTTGTATCTTTTTCGGGTATTTTTTTATTGGACTTTTGGTCCCACTATCCCTGCTTGCCAAATTGTACTGCCTAACCATGTAAATTGTACTTGCCAAAGAACATTGGCTCACAGTGATAGAGACGAATGTCTAAGGTTATGTTTGGAACGGATATGTTTGGAACGGATAGAGAAATTTTACAGGAAtacgattccttttgttttgatGACGTCACTCGCCGTTTGGATCGAAAGCCCGTTCCTACGGAAAGGAAGCCGCTCCTTCATAAAATGTAGCAGGAATCAAAACATCAACTCTGGCTCAAATTTTTCACGGAAGAGGATTAGAGGAGTGCCAAATGAGACGATAAGAGTGGGTTTGTTTAGTCACGGGTAGGCAGAAGAAGGACGTGGACTCTCATTATTACAATGTATACGTAGCCATCTTAGATTAAATATGCAATTGAAAATTTCAACGTAGCATtatttattttggtttttttCTTGGATTATCAACGTAGCTCTATTTATGGAAGAAGGAGACGCGCATTAAAGAGTTATGCTTCAATGATCCAATCTGATGCGCCGATGAATAGACAACTCGGTAAGATTGGTGGTTGAAGAAAGGCTTCGGGGCTACTGGCTTGGGTGTCTCGCTTCGGCCATCCTTGGTTGCACTGCGAGTTATTGATCACCTTGCCGGAGGCGCGTCTGCATTGCGTGGTGGTTTGGTCGACGACGGCGAAGGTGCAGCCGCGACAAGCCTGTCAGTAGAGTGAGTTTGGTTAGTAGAGGGGTTAGTAGAGTTAGTTTAGTAAAGAGATGTCTTTGTTTGTGCGCTAATTTGTAAGCTGGTAATTCCAGTAGTCTGATCAATTATGTCCTTATTAAACATTCTAATAAAGCCGGGCGGATACTTTGATCGAAAAAAAAGGCTTACAAATGCTGCAACGGGTGGAATTTATTCAAGTCAAATAAGAGCGAAGCGAAGTAGTTGCATGTGTTGGTGCACTTAGCTAGGAGAAATGTTCACTCATCGGCAGTGTGGTTGAGGCAAGTTCCTCATCTCCATGTATTGCCCAACTTGTAGAAACTTGATTGTAACTCATCTCCTAATAACTAATAGATAAAGTTCTCGTTTACCCATACACAATTCTGTAGAAATGCCTTCCTGTAACTTCACTTGGGTCGGGATACCGTCATTATTTGACCAACCTTTTTTTAGCTTTTAAACAGCAAAAAATCTCGAAAATTAGTATCCCATCCCAAAttagatatataatttttactatgtatctataTGTAGCATCACTTATATTAATAATACAATTGAAGAATagcctgaagaagaagaaaaaaatgaatcCTATCTAGCCTCTAATTAAAATTGTCAGTACTccatctgttccaaattataagttgttttagtttttctagattcatattcTTTTGCTATTCACCTAGATATAAACCACGTtgagatacatagtaaaaactatatatctaggAACATCAAAACCACTtaaaatttgaaacagagggagtaggtAGTAGGAAATGCAACTTGCATTGGTTAATAAAAATTCGTCGGAGGATGCTTCGATGAAGCTCGTAGATTTGGAATGGAATCTGCCTAAAAAACGATTTGGAAAGGAATCTGGCATTAACTTTGTTGTACTCCTTTATTATATGCCTAGTGTGGTTCAAGCATAGACAAATGTGCTAACCATTCCATTGTACTCGCATGCATAGAGTCATAGACAAATAGGTCGGAGACTCCAACTAAATTTTAGTTTGTTAAACTTTAGAGTCCTCAAAACCCATCTAATTAGGGGAACCACCGGATCACGCAAAGTCGAAAATACCCCCACCTTTTCCCCTTTCCCCTGCCCGCTTCTTCCCAGCGCCGCACCCATCCCgtccgccccccgccgccctcccgtcCACCTCCGCAACCACGCCGGCGCCATCCATCCGCAAGCACACACCCATGGATTCGTCTCGGGAGCACGAGGACGACGGGCTCATGGACTTGTTctcccagcagcagccgcccacCCTTCCACCCGGCTtggagttcttctcccagtcGGAGACATCCCTGGTGGGGCGCGGGCTGCAACCTCGGCGTGGCTCCATGGAAGGATTCGACCTCAATTCGGAGATGGAGGAGTTCCCGGATTTATCTTGTAATTTTTATTCATGCACTTGACTTCCATGCTCGAATGTGAACGGCCGAGCAGCACACAAACGCGAACCAGCGGCAGCTGCGCATGCAGAGCAGAGAGCATAaggcagagcagcagcagccgctcaTGCAGAAAGAGAGAGCGCGCGCAAGGCAGCTGCAGCGCACGCAGAGCAGCAGCGGAGCAACAGCTAACAGTAGCACATGCAAAGGGTAAAATGGACTCTACAAATCTCTTAGCTATGTTTTAGTCCTATAAACCAAACGGgatagctaaagtttagtcatcTAAAAACGGTAGTTTACTTTTAGctaactaaactttaatcccaactaaattttaattttaagCGATCCAATGATCCAGGAGGAATGTTTATTGGATTCCTTATCAGTAGGAACAAAATTACAAAGGGAGTCTTGATCCGTTACTTTATTAATTTTTTACTAAATTAAATTAATAAAAATCCTCATAAATTAAATTATTTTGAACTTTATTAAGTTTAGCAAAAAAAGTCATTaaattcatttttttaatttttggaACTTTATTAAATTATTAAAATTTTAATTGCTTGAAAAATCATGTATTAATTACTGGTAGAGATGTCGAATGCTCCGACTGAACCGACAAGATTCTTAGTCTCCGTTTGGAGATAGAGACTAAAATTTAATCcatgttacatcgaatgtttaaatactaattaggagtattaaatataggttaattataaaaccaattgcataaggggtgtttggatacaccctcctaaagtgtagcacctatcacatcgaatgtttggatgctaattagaagtattaaacataagctaattacaaaactaattgcacagatggagtctaattcgcgagacgaatctattaaacctaattagtccaagATTTGacgatgtggtgctacagtaaccatttgctaataatggattaattaggcttaatagattcttctcgcgaattagcacagggttctgtcgttagttttataattaactcatgtttagtcctcctaattagcatccgaacatccgatgtgatactgctaaagtttagcaggcgGTACGCAAACACCCcttaaatgaaggctaattcgcgagatgaatctaaagactaattagtccatgtgatgctacagtaaacatgtgctaattatgaattaattagacttaataaatttatctcgcgaattaaccacaacttatgcaattagttttataattagttcacgtttagtcattttaaggggctgtttggatactatgagctaaagtttagctcttgtcacatcgaatgttcggatgctaaataggaggactaaacatgagctaattataaaactaattgcagaagcctgggctaattcgcgagatgaatttattaagcctaattaatctattagtaaatggttactgtagcaccacattgtcaaattatgaactaattaggcttaatagatttgtctcgtgaattatagttttataattaactaatatttaatacttttaattagtatcaaacgtCCGATCCGACGTAACAAGAGCTCAAGTTTAGTCCAGTGAGGCAGGCTCTAATTAGTATCGGtgtgagaaaaaaaaaccttaAGCAAATGACGTTAATTAATGCGGCGACGGGCGAATCGAATCCTCTGACGACGAATCGCCTCGGCCGGGAGCAGAGCACGCGAGGCAAATCAACCCCACCGACACCCCGAGCAGCCCCCGCGGGCGGACACGTGGCGGGTGGCCCCGCTGGTGGAGGACCCGCGCGGGCCCCGCCGCGACTGGCCCTCCTGTCCTCGGGAGGCATGCGGCAACCCCGGGCGCATTcaaatttcttcctcctcctcgattctctctctcctcccccactCCTAGCCTCCCCGCTCGTCCACGCTTCCTCCCGTTCGGACACTTGGTCGTCGTCTCGTCCCCGACCCAGCAGATCCGAAAGCGCCggggcgagagagagagagagagagagagagagagggagagggagagggaaagggagcgaggggggaggggggagacgGAGAGGCGGGAGGGCGGCTGCGGGGGGTGGAGGAGATGGCTGCGGCGAAGGAGGCGGCCGGGCCGAGCAGCGGCAGGGCGGTGCTGGTCACGGGCGGGGCGGGATACATCGGCAGCCACGCCGTGCTGCAGCTCCTCACCGCGGGcttccgcgtcgtcgtcgtcgacagCCTCGCCAACTCCTCCGAGATCGCGCTACGCCGCGTGCGCGCGCTCGCGGGGGACCACGCCAGAAACCTCGTCTTCCACAAGGTAATTAATACGACCGTATTCTCTCTCTGTCTCCTCTCAGTGTGGCCGCGCGCTGCTTTCGATCTCCCGTGTCGGTCTCGCGCGCCGGTTTTGGTGCTTCCGCTCGATATGCGGGGCGGAGGTAGATCAGCGTGCTGCGTACTACGTGCCTTGAGTGTGCTGGTGAATTTGGCGCGTTGGATCAAGGGAAATTATTGTGCGGAATTGGCGGGCTTTGTTCATGGGAAAATTCCGATTCAGTTGGGTTTGCCCACTCTGGGGCGTCGCTTTCGGGGTGATTTGATTGGGATTCGTTTAAGTCTCTGCACGTCTCTTCGTCCGCTGTTGTGGGACCTGTAGCCAAAATTATTATCTTTTGTTTTGCTAGCGGTGTATTGGTGAAGGAATTTCTGTTTTACCTGATATATACGCAGGGATGTTGCTACGTTCCCGGAACGAGGAACGTGGCCACGTTCCACGTTCCCGGCTGCTAAGGATTAACGCAGGTTGATCTTGGGCTGTAGTAAAGTATGAATTAGGGAGTGTTTGGTTCCttagaacctcctaaaattcctgtcacatcgaatgtttagatactaattaggagtattaaacatagtctaattataaaacaattgcacagatggagactaatttgcgagacgaatctattaagcctaattagtctatgatttgacaatatagtgctatagtaaatatgtgctaatgatggattaattaggcttaatagattcgtctcgtgaattagcctccatctgtgtaattagttttataattagatcatgtttaatcctcctaattaacgtccgaatatttgatgtgatatgaattttagtccggactaatgaaccaaacacccccttagtctggTGTGGAGAATGTACTACGCCTGACTTCCCATGATTGGCTAATTGGATATTGGGCTGCAGATCGCCAGATCCTCTTATTCTGTGGTGAACTCTTGGATTCTGTTACTTTTGTTTGGTCGCCTGATATTTTACTTGGACGCGGTAGATGGATGATGGTAAGCAGTGAAAGCTTTGGTAATTTTAGCGTGATTGTGATCACTCAAATTCACACTCTGGGTTAATTGTGAAGTTAAGTTTGAGCTGCAGTTGTTTAGGATCGGACTTGATCTTAGTCATAAAATTTTTAATGGCCTTTTGGGACATACAAGCAATATTATACTTTTCTGCTTCTGCAGGTTGATATCCGTGAAAAAGATGGACTGGAAAAAGTTTTTGCTTCAGCAAGGTAAAGTTCACTGCAAAATAGTAGTCAATGTATTTCTGTTCATTGATATTACTTGTTCGATGTTTAGCTTGTCTTCTATGTGTAAATGCATCTGCGCTGAGAGCTTATTAATATTATGCTATTGTTTTCCAGATTTGATGCTGTTATTCATTTTGCTGGACTGAAAGCTGTTGGAGAAAGTGTGCAAAAGCCATTGCTCTATTATGATCATAATGTTGTTGGTACAATAAATCTTCTGGAAATTATGGCAGCTCATGGATGTAAGAAGGTATTTACCATACCTATATCTGGGATACCTTGTGCTCCATGTGGATATTTTGTGATCTAGTTAACTTTCTGATACATATGTATAACCACTGTTAATGGACATTTACTCTGTTCTAAATTCTTAGTTAGTGCTTTCCACGGTAGTATATTCCTAACATATCGATATTGCCAATTATTTGAATGCTCATACAATATATgatatctctttttttttaacaaaaagtaCATAATATTCTTTGTTTTGAAAAGACTAATGGCAAATATGTTTTTTAATGCAGTGACAGACTTGTTCATATACACTTTTACTTATGCGTGACAATTTATTAAAAAGGAATGTTGCTGTATGTAATTGATGTGCCAGACTGCTTCTGAATGAATACATTGTTAACAAACACCATCCTATGCGGGTTTAGATCAAGTTTTATGAATTGTAACAATGCATCCATGCACCTACTAGACAATGGTCACCACATTCTTAATTTTCGTTGTACATCTAGGTGATACTCTTTGCTTAATAATTCTGTTAACCGTAACATTTTGTTTGAGTTTAAGCCGGttgttcatttgttgtccaGATTGGGCTTATACTGACAATGTTATTTTACCTTTTGTGTCCTAATGTTGCAGTTAGTGTTCTCATCATCAGCTGCAGTTTATGGATCACCTAAGAATTCACCGTGCACAGAAGATTTTCCTCTCATTCCACATAACCCTTATGGCAGAACCAAGGTATGCTTCTTCATTTCCCATGCATAAATCTTTGCATCAAACCTTTTAACTGATTGCAGTTGTATATATCTGTTGCAGCTTATGGCTGAGGAGATATGCCGTGATATCTACCATTCAGATCCTGAATGGAGTATCATTTTGCTTAGGTACTTCAATCCAGTTGGGGCCCACCCCAGTGGATATGTTGGTGAAGACCCATGTGGAACTCCTAACAACCTTATGCCCTTCGTTCAGCAAATTGCTGTTGGAAGGAGGCCATCGCTAACAATATTTGGAAATAACTACGCAACAAAGGATGGGACAGGGGTACTTTTTTTCATCATCCTACTCAGTTGTTAATTACACCAGCATTGCATTTTTTTACCCATTTGGTCCATTCATGTCATGTTCCAATGTCACAAGATTGTAGTTACTGATATTAGGTCTGTTATAGCATAATCTCTTTCTGTAGAGGGCATTTACAAAAAATATATGCAGAGTGCTTATGGCTATTCAGTTTAAAAGCTAGAGTAGCAAATGAAATATGCAGTCCACTAGTATTTATCAGAATATAAGTTCTTGGAAGCAAATAACTGAAGTGAAAGGTAGGATACTAGTAATAACATTAGGAGCACCCAGCGCCTTTTGCAGGTTACAGTAAAAGAATTTGCCCCCGTCTTTGCTGAACAATACTATTAGGCCCCTAATGCCTGGTTTACAGAAAAAGGATCAAATGAAGAGGGAACACTAACTAACCCATAGTTTACTTTAAAGATAGGCACTCATGCTGACATGGTTATCTCATTCGTTGCAGCCAATTAGCTTCACCTTTCCAATCTAATGCGTGTAGCATTTACTTTTCAAAGTGCAGTTGAAAGTGGACAATATCATGGCCAAATGGCCACGAAGCTAGTTTAGGCATACTGTTGTGAGAACTGCAGTAATATGTCATTGAACATTCCCATGTACTGACAGAACTTCTGCATGATTGCAGGTTCGTGATTATATACATGTGGTTGACCTTGCTGAAGGACATCTTTTCGCATTACGAAAACTTTTTGAAAGCTCATCTAACATAGGTTTGCTCAAATGGTTGCCCTCTCATATCCTTTAGCCAAAATGCTTATAGAACTTCCCAGATGTACACTAAAGATGTAAATAATGGCCTCCTTTTGTTTCCCATTCACACTATCTATTTTCGGGTCAAAAACTAAACAGTAACGTATCACTAAAAAGTTTTCTTATGCTTCTAAATGTATAGAAAACTATATCCGTTTCATATGATGCTTTAACTTTTATGTCAAACCCTAGTTACTTCTATATATGAGTTAATTGGATACTcacaaaacaaaaccttcaGTAAGTTTTGTCGTTGATCTGGTTCCAAAATGAAACTCTTCTTGCAGGATGTGAAGCATACAACCTTGGAACTGGAAAGGGAACTTCAGTATTGGAGATAGTCAATGCATTTGAGAAGGCTTCTGGAAAGGTAATACCTGATTAGATATACCTTGAGTATTGGACAAATCTCTGGCTCCTGTTTCTTGCCATGATATCTTTTTACTGGTTATCGGAACTACTTTTCCCAAACCTCCACTCTCCTGAATTTTAGTATCATAAAAGCAAATCCTTGAATTTATCCAGCGGATCATGTAGAATTTAGAGGCTGATAATGATAATTAAGACTATGTGACAGTTCACAACGAGAACATAGAAATTTGTGCAGGTTGATTCTTGGAATAGGCAGTTGCTATTTAATCCAAAGAGTTAACCCTGCTGCCAAGTTTCAACAGTAGCAATAGTTGCATTTTTTGGTGTGAGTGACTTATATCTTATCTGTACTTGTTTCCTTTTAGAAAATCCCTTTGGTCATGGGTCAACGCCGCCCTGGTGATGCTGAGATTCTCTTTTCATCGCCTGCAAAAGCAGAGAGAGAGCTCCACTGGAAGTAAGATAAAAAATACCGTTTACAAGTTTTCATGAATGGAAACCATTTGTTTGGTCATTTAATATGAACGTTCCTTCTTCAGAGCGAAATACGGCATCACAGAAATGTGCAGAGACCTGTGGAACTGGGCTAGCAAGCACCCCTATGGATATGCAGCATCCGAGTCTCCCAAGCTCAATGGCAGTTCACGCTGAGCAACACCGTTTGTTCCA from Setaria italica strain Yugu1 chromosome II, Setaria_italica_v2.0, whole genome shotgun sequence encodes the following:
- the LOC101785034 gene encoding UDP-glucose 4-epimerase 4; the protein is MAAAKEAAGPSSGRAVLVTGGAGYIGSHAVLQLLTAGFRVVVVDSLANSSEIALRRVRALAGDHARNLVFHKVDIREKDGLEKVFASARFDAVIHFAGLKAVGESVQKPLLYYDHNVVGTINLLEIMAAHGCKKLVFSSSAAVYGSPKNSPCTEDFPLIPHNPYGRTKLMAEEICRDIYHSDPEWSIILLRYFNPVGAHPSGYVGEDPCGTPNNLMPFVQQIAVGRRPSLTIFGNNYATKDGTGVRDYIHVVDLAEGHLFALRKLFESSSNIGCEAYNLGTGKGTSVLEIVNAFEKASGKKIPLVMGQRRPGDAEILFSSPAKAERELHWKAKYGITEMCRDLWNWASKHPYGYAASESPKLNGSSR